TAACTTTCAGTTAAAGCCGCCACATTGAGCACACGCTGCAAATACACATGCAGATCTTGAACCGTATGCGCGACAGTTAAGGGCTGATATTGCTGCAAAGTCTCAATACTATGCACCCCATAACTGACCCCGATCCGTGGCATCTTCAGGTTTTGCGCCATTTCCATGTCATAACTGGTATCACCCACCATAATCGCACGATCAGCTGCCACATCCAGTTCAGTCAAAATCTCCTGCAACATCAAGGGATCAGGCTTGGATTTGGTTTCACTGGCCGCTCGGGTAATATCAAACAGCGCAAGACTATTGGTTTGCACGAGCACACGATCTAAACCTTTACGACTTTTGCCTGTGGCAACTGCGAGTTTTAAACCTTGTTGCTTTAAATCAGCCAATAACTCGGCCACACCGTCAAACCAGACATCACTTTTCGAGTTTGCCACATAGTGATCGGCATAACACTGCAATATATCTTGGTGTAAATCTGGAACTTGTGGAAACAGAATTTGCATGACTTCAGGCAAACCCAAACCGATGATACTTTTGGCCGCCTCATCGGTCAGCGGTTGTTCAAACTGTCGCGCCGCATATTGCAAACTTGCCACAATTTGCCCAACCGAATCGAATAAAGTGCCGTCCCAATCAAAAATCACCAACTCGATATTTGGACTCATTTCTGTTTTCTCAACTGTTCAATCACCTGCTGCATATCCTCAGGCATTGGCGCTTCAATACTTGGATAATTGGGGATATCCAAACGCATGGCATGTAAGCACAAACGACGTGCTTCCGGACCTGTATAGGCCGTGTTATGACCGTATTTATCATCTCCAACCAGAGGATGACCAATACTGAGACCATGCACACGAATCTGGTGAGTACGTCCCGAGAGTGGTGATGCATGGATCAAAGTTGCTGATTTAAAACGTTCAACGACTTTCCAGTCGGTTTTACTTGGCTTGCCTTCTTTGGTTACACGCACACGACGTTCGCCATTGGCCAATTCATAACGCAGTAAAGGCGCATCAATCATCTGCCGGTCTAAACTGACCTGTCCTTTCACAATTGCGGCATAGGTCTTTTGAATTTTATGTTCACGCAGTAAGTCCTGTAACAGTTTTAAGGTACTACGCTTTTTACTGATCATCACCAGACCCGAAGTATCACGGTCAATACGATGGATCAACTCTAGATACTTTTTGCCTGTGGCTGCACGTAGGGCCTCAATCAGACCATAGGCCACACCACTTCCCCCATGCACGGCAATGCCTGATGGCTTATTGACCACCAGTAAACCTTCATCCTCATACACCACACGGCTCAGTAAACTTTGCGCCACATCATCGCTCACGGGTGCAGCCGTTTCATCCTTTTGTTCATAGCGGATTGGGGCCACCCGAATCTGGTCACCAATATTCAAACGGGTTTCTGCTTTTATTCTTTTTTTGTTTACGCGTACTTGTCCTTCACGAATCAAACGATAGATTCGACTCTTCGGTACACCTTTTAATCGGGTGAATAAAAAATTGTCTATTCGCTGCCCGTCTTGATGCTCATCCACGTCAAACCAAGTGACACTTTGCCATTGTTGTGTAGAATTCATACGCTCGATTTATCCAAGATTTGCTAAATATGATTAAAAAATGATCATTTAGCTAAGTTATTTCACAAGAAACCTAAACTTAGCCCATAGGCAGATGCTGCAAGGTTTGATATATTCAGCGCACGGATACCGCCGTAAGTGAGCATCAAATCAGAAATTTTATTTAGATAAAATTTTAAATCGATGAGATATTCACCCACAACTCGGATAGGTCCTAAAGAATTATGCCGACGCCGAAGGCTTATTATATCGGCAAAATGGCAAACTGTTGCGTTTAATTGTGCATCAGCACATACAGTTTGTTCAGAAAAAATATGTCGCCAGCAATTTGCTGGTTATTAAACGTAAACTGATCCACATCAGACAATTTGCTCCCTGATGTCGCATTCAGGCTAAAGCGTTGATGCATTGGAACTGCCAAGCAGAGATACGATGATCATTCCGTATCAAGACTTCCAGATGGATCGACTTCAATGCTTAATGACAGTGAAAGTCACCATCCAATGCACCGCTCACCCGCCAGTGAAGCGTACAGGAAACTTTGATTATGTCGGATCTAGTGATATTTCACAGATGTAAGACATGCCATGAAATATCAACAGATTCAAGATTGAAGCAATATTGCTGACATCGAAATAACCGAATCAAAACCCCAGCTGGATATTTACAGCCAGTGGTCTTAGAACTTCCTACACAA
The DNA window shown above is from Acinetobacter colistiniresistens and carries:
- a CDS encoding RluA family pseudouridine synthase, which translates into the protein MNSTQQWQSVTWFDVDEHQDGQRIDNFLFTRLKGVPKSRIYRLIREGQVRVNKKRIKAETRLNIGDQIRVAPIRYEQKDETAAPVSDDVAQSLLSRVVYEDEGLLVVNKPSGIAVHGGSGVAYGLIEALRAATGKKYLELIHRIDRDTSGLVMISKKRSTLKLLQDLLREHKIQKTYAAIVKGQVSLDRQMIDAPLLRYELANGERRVRVTKEGKPSKTDWKVVERFKSATLIHASPLSGRTHQIRVHGLSIGHPLVGDDKYGHNTAYTGPEARRLCLHAMRLDIPNYPSIEAPMPEDMQQVIEQLRKQK
- a CDS encoding HAD-IA family hydrolase — its product is MSPNIELVIFDWDGTLFDSVGQIVASLQYAARQFEQPLTDEAAKSIIGLGLPEVMQILFPQVPDLHQDILQCYADHYVANSKSDVWFDGVAELLADLKQQGLKLAVATGKSRKGLDRVLVQTNSLALFDITRAASETKSKPDPLMLQEILTELDVAADRAIMVGDTSYDMEMAQNLKMPRIGVSYGVHSIETLQQYQPLTVAHTVQDLHVYLQRVLNVAALTES